A region of the Bacteroidales bacterium genome:
TTTAATGTTGATTATTACTCTGGAGACCCGTCTTATAAGTCTTAATCCTTGTTTTAATGGACAATGTACTACGACATCACTGGAAGAAATTCTCAATGCTCCAGAGTTTCAGGGTCTTAATCCTTGTTTTAATGGACAATGTACTACGACTTGTCCGTTCGACGTAATGGACGACTAATCTCGTTGTCTTAATCCTTGTTTTAATGGACAATGTACTACGACGGAAGTGAGATATTCATTTTCATTGAAGATGGCAATAGTCTTAATCCTTGTTTTAATGGACAATGTACTACGACGTCTCAAATGGTGACAATGTCGCCATTCGAGAAAACCGTCTTAATCCTTGTTTTAATGGACAATGTACTACGACAAATTATAAAAATCAGCACTTACCAAAAAGGCGACAATGTCTTAATCCTTGTTTTAATGGACAATGTACTACGACGCCATAAAGACGCCAGCAACGTTGCCACATGGCTATAGTCTTAATCCTTGTTTTAATGGACAATGTACTACGACAACTCGAAGATGTGATGCAAGAAATTGCATCACAGTCTTAATCCTTGTTTTAATGGACAATGTACTACGACCGGACATATTTGTCCGTTCGACGTAACGGGAAATTGATCGTCTTAATCCTTGTTTTAATGGACAATGTACTACGACATACTTATTTGTCGCTCAGACGAAACGGCAAGCTCAGTCTTAATCCTTGTTTTAATGGACAATGTACTACGACACTTATTTGTCGCTCAGACGAAACGGACGACTCATCTGTCTTAATCCTTGTTTTAATGGACAATGTACTACGACAGAAATGTTAAATTACTTTGAAAACAATATAGATTTTGTCTTAATCCTTGTTTTAATGGACAATGTACTACGACAACAAGTTAGGGAGTATTAATAAAAAAAATAAAATAGTCTTAATCCTTGTTTTAATGGACAATGTACTACGACTTGAGATTCAAAAAGGAAGAAATCAGTATAACCGTGGTCTTAATCCTTGTTTTAATGGACAATGTACTACGACTTTATCAGAAAAACGACAGGAGTTATCTTTCCTGTCGTAGTCTTAATCCTTGTTTTAATGGACAATGTACTACGACTTATATTTGTTGATAACGGTAGCATTGTAGCAATGCTAGTCTTAATCCTTGTTTTAATGGACAATGTACTACGACATAGAATATACGAAATGTATAAACTCGAAAGTTTGTCTTAATCCTTGTTTTAATGGACAATGTACTACGACAGATACTTACAGGATAACTATAACGGTGAAAGAAGTGTCTTAATCCTTGTTTTAATGGACAATGTACTACGACGAAAAGAAACAAGAAGAAAAGAAGGAGGTGGACTGTCTTAATCCTTGTTTTAATGGACAATGTACTACGACGACCAAAAAGGCTTTATGAACTATTACAAGGCAGGCGAGTCTTAATCCTTGTTTTAATGGACAATGTACTACGACAATATATAGCTAAGCCGTTTGATATTGATAAGTTTCTGTCTTAATCCTTGTTTTAATGGACAATGTACTACGACCTCAGCCATCAGCCCAAGCAATCTTGGGTGAAGGAGCAGTCTTAATCCTTGTTTTAATGGACAATGTACTACGACTATACATAACAGAACGCCTACTCGACCGATTGTTTGAGTCTTAATCCTTGTTTTAATGGACAATGTACTACGACAAAGCGTGAATTTGCCGAACGTATGGCAACCGATACGGGTCTTAATCCTTGTTTTAATGGACAATGTACTACGACCTTATAAAAAATAAAATTATAGATGAAGTGGATGAATGGGTCTTAATCCTTGTTTTAATGGACAATGTACTACGACCCATACATTATTAAAGAGTTAAAAAAATATTTTACTACAAGTCTTAATCCTTGTTTTAATGGACAATGTACTACGACACTTGCCAAGACGTCGAGCAAAGATATAGATATCGAGTCTTAATCCTTGTTTTAATGGACAATGTACTACGACAGCAGATTTTTAATGATTTGATAATCAGTATCGTTTAAGAAAATTTAAGTTAAAATTAACATTTGTTAACATTTCAACACCCTGCACGCATTTAGCGATTTTAACACTTTTTTAACATTTCAACAATTTGCAATAATATCGTTTTAACAAATTTTTAACATTTGTTAACGTATTTTAACAATCACAATCGGTCAAAGAACTTGGTACAAATATATAAATATATCAGATAAATTCCAAAAAAATCATTTAAAAAAATAAAATATCTTTATTGCCTGTAATTATTTCTATATCGATGTTTTTTCCTATTATTTTCATGGCTTTAATTTCGTCGGTCGAAATAGGTACTATTAAAATACTATCGTTATTTTCGTATGCTTCTTGAACTTCTTGCAGTGTTTGTTTTATTTCATGGTATATGGCATGGGGAGTATCGGCTATAAAAATGCTTTTTTGTATTCGAATTAAGCCTTTTCGTTCTAAATATTTAGCAATGAGGTTACGTACACGGTTGTTTTCAATATCGTACATTACAAAATAAAGCATATTTCTTTGTTTGTTTTGTTTTATTAACGATTGCAATTGATTTATTCTATCTATAAGTTGGTTAAGTTCTTCAAAATTTTTATTATTAGATTGTTCTTTATTTTTTGAAGCTTGAATAATTAATTTTTTAAATTTTTCTACATTTAGTGTTTTCATTATTAAATTGATAATAGTTGTTGAATAAATTGAAGTACAATAAGTCCTAATTCTCCATCGCTTCCGTTTTTGGGAGTTCTA
Encoded here:
- the cas2 gene encoding CRISPR-associated endonuclease Cas2, translating into MKTLNVEKFKKLIIQASKNKEQSNNKNFEELNQLIDRINQLQSLIKQNKQRNMLYFVMYDIENNRVRNLIAKYLERKGLIRIQKSIFIADTPHAIYHEIKQTLQEVQEAYENNDSILIVPISTDEIKAMKIIGKNIDIEIITGNKDILFF